From Bacteroidota bacterium, the proteins below share one genomic window:
- a CDS encoding antibiotic biosynthesis monooxygenase yields the protein MVTHIIRAEESERNAQVYADSILSALRSTPGCAFASLLQNTQNAQECISLTIWNSRKESNEYEESGLYRKLVDELRPFFAESTEWKLELSENLSLEYTPVKVEPTVERFDDSVAGSDNISRLKAKPFAAHILEVTVREDQSSAFETKFASDIHPKYEAHKGFIDLVLVREHHKFHIVSFWDETVDLGSASGITSVDQLLESVYKILPSFVRQQIAHGSGPHTLASSEDVRSAAYRCLTAEWFVK from the coding sequence ATGGTCACACATATAATCCGCGCTGAAGAATCGGAACGCAATGCACAGGTCTACGCCGACTCGATCCTCTCCGCGCTCCGCTCGACGCCCGGATGCGCGTTCGCGTCGCTCCTCCAGAACACGCAAAATGCGCAGGAGTGTATTTCGTTGACGATCTGGAATTCGCGGAAGGAATCGAACGAGTACGAAGAAAGCGGACTGTACCGGAAGCTGGTCGACGAGCTCCGTCCGTTCTTCGCCGAATCGACCGAGTGGAAACTCGAGCTTTCGGAGAATCTTTCGCTTGAATATACGCCGGTCAAGGTCGAACCGACGGTGGAGCGCTTCGACGATTCGGTCGCCGGCTCCGACAACATCAGCCGGCTGAAAGCGAAGCCGTTCGCCGCGCACATCCTTGAGGTCACGGTCAGGGAAGATCAAAGCAGCGCGTTCGAAACGAAATTCGCGTCGGACATCCACCCGAAGTACGAGGCGCACAAAGGGTTCATCGACCTCGTCCTCGTCCGTGAGCATCATAAATTCCATATCGTTTCGTTCTGGGATGAAACCGTCGACCTCGGGTCGGCGTCGGGAATCACTTCGGTGGATCAATTGCTCGAATCGGTCTATAAGATTTTGCCCTCGTTTGTCCGTCAGCAGATCGCTCACGGAAGCGGCCCCCACACATTGGCTTCCAGCGAAGATGTGAGATCGGCGGCGTACCGTTGTCTCACGGCCGAATGGTTCGTCAAATAA
- a CDS encoding GAF domain-containing SpoIIE family protein phosphatase: MADKPVPPQSADVLQDEVRRLRRAVEELSILNDIARAISGSLNAEEIMQTLIRKSLRAVNAEQGVVTLVEDEQKSMKTLIRTMVSSAGAPAFHMHQALIGWMHLNKKPLSVDDPANDARFRGVQWDGNIKTLLCVPLIVKSELRGVLTVYNKKDGQSFNADDQRLLAIIAAQSAQVVENARLIEEEKLYIKMQQEVGLAAKIQRDLLPRSNPGLHGYDIFARTIAAQSIGGDYFDFIPKSDGRTALCLGDVSGKGLPASLLMANLQATLRGQTLVSQIPSECLLRSNKLLFESTSPEKFATLFYGIIDIQQHYIHYSNAGHDWPFLIRSDNTIQRLKTGGLMIGLIEQAAYEDERIDMHAGDLLVVQSDGVSEAMNSNQEQFGEERLQALLLEQKNRTAEEIADAVVKEVRKHAGAHPQSDDITIMVIKRVM; encoded by the coding sequence ATGGCTGATAAACCGGTTCCCCCTCAATCGGCAGATGTACTGCAGGACGAAGTGCGCCGGCTGCGCCGGGCCGTCGAAGAGCTGTCGATCCTCAACGACATTGCCCGTGCGATCAGCGGCTCGCTGAACGCCGAAGAGATCATGCAGACGCTGATACGGAAATCGCTTCGGGCCGTCAACGCCGAGCAGGGGGTCGTGACGCTTGTGGAGGACGAGCAGAAGTCGATGAAGACGCTGATCCGCACGATGGTCTCGTCCGCGGGAGCTCCGGCGTTCCACATGCACCAGGCATTGATCGGGTGGATGCATCTGAACAAGAAGCCGCTGAGCGTCGACGACCCGGCGAACGATGCCCGGTTCCGCGGAGTGCAGTGGGACGGCAATATCAAAACGCTCCTGTGCGTTCCGCTGATCGTCAAATCCGAACTGCGCGGGGTGCTCACCGTCTATAATAAGAAGGACGGGCAGTCGTTCAACGCCGACGACCAGCGTCTTCTCGCCATCATCGCCGCGCAATCCGCGCAGGTCGTCGAGAACGCGCGGCTCATCGAGGAAGAAAAGCTCTACATAAAAATGCAGCAGGAGGTCGGCCTTGCGGCGAAGATCCAGCGGGACCTTCTTCCGCGGAGCAATCCGGGACTCCACGGCTACGATATTTTTGCGCGCACGATCGCCGCGCAATCGATCGGCGGCGATTATTTCGACTTCATTCCCAAGAGCGACGGACGAACCGCCCTCTGCCTGGGAGACGTTTCCGGAAAGGGATTGCCCGCCTCGCTCCTCATGGCAAACCTTCAGGCGACGCTTCGCGGGCAGACGCTCGTGTCGCAGATTCCGTCGGAATGCCTCCTCCGGTCCAACAAGCTTCTGTTCGAGAGCACGAGCCCCGAAAAATTTGCAACGCTTTTTTACGGCATCATCGACATCCAGCAGCACTACATTCATTATTCGAACGCAGGGCACGACTGGCCGTTTCTGATCAGGAGCGACAATACCATCCAGCGGTTGAAAACGGGGGGCCTCATGATCGGCCTCATTGAACAGGCGGCGTACGAAGATGAGCGCATCGACATGCATGCCGGCGATCTTCTCGTCGTCCAATCGGACGGCGTGAGCGAGGCGATGAACAGCAATCAGGAGCAATTCGGCGAAGAGCGCCTGCAGGCCCTGCTGCTCGAACAGAAGAACAGAACTGCGGAAGAGATCGCCGATGCGGTGGTAAAAGAAGTGCGAAAACATGCCGGCGCTCACCCGCAGTCGGACGATATTACGATCATGGTCATCAAACGGGTGATGTAA
- a CDS encoding glycoside hydrolase family 172 protein: protein MKFMRPFLILLFAASIATGQSMLDNLLSPSRLPYLKSGKLIQISSSDTTGGNDDFITIPAGAAAELANIKGPGVITMFWTTISSSDKYFLRHIVLRMYWDGEKDPSVEVPIGDFFGTGFQYKQYLTPFIGMSSGGYYCYFPMPFNVSARVEAVNETGQAIPNFYYHIDYHQLSAPLDSTVAYFHATWHREIRTDPSHYYTVLEAEGEGHLVGINLNMQSYDGGLSFLEGDEMIFVDGEKEASIKGTGTEDYFNSGWYFNQGEYSAPYHGLILKDDSLGRIAAYRFHILDCIPFKKSIRALIEHGTQNTEIADYSSTAYWYQKEPHRSFAPMLSAGLRIPLRVQVPNGALEAESLTPQQTSLASSVEEMSAYGADWSGFRQLKVEGHKKGDSFTLRLPAKEGRYDVDVYCTKGPSYGDVALSSAGVVRTIVKGYNETIVPGGKLTLKNLRPLRGEIALEFTLKGKDPASTGYAVGLDAFVMKPYRSYVPAWYVCGPFPNPQDSLHGRIGIDVVYPPEQEIDLKKKYRGANGQEVRWRLTKCGKNGLLDLSTFHPSDLTVGYALTYVYSPRAQTLPLLIGSDDGVKVTLNGEPIYRFIKNRPAIPDQDTVIALFEKGWNTLLLKVENNLGGFGCFARIADPEDAVLYSTSRRK from the coding sequence ATGAAATTCATGCGCCCGTTTCTGATTCTTTTATTTGCAGCCTCCATTGCAACCGGCCAATCCATGCTGGACAATCTCCTTTCACCGTCCCGCCTGCCGTATCTCAAATCGGGAAAACTGATTCAAATTTCGAGCAGCGATACGACCGGGGGAAACGACGATTTCATCACCATTCCCGCAGGAGCAGCGGCAGAGCTTGCAAACATCAAAGGGCCCGGCGTCATCACGATGTTCTGGACGACGATCTCATCCTCCGACAAATATTTTCTGCGTCACATCGTGCTCCGGATGTATTGGGACGGGGAAAAAGATCCGTCGGTCGAAGTGCCGATCGGCGACTTTTTCGGAACCGGATTTCAGTACAAGCAATACCTTACGCCGTTCATCGGAATGTCGAGCGGCGGATACTACTGCTATTTCCCCATGCCGTTCAATGTTTCTGCGCGGGTGGAAGCGGTGAACGAAACAGGACAGGCGATCCCCAATTTTTATTATCACATCGACTACCATCAGTTGTCCGCGCCGCTGGACTCGACGGTCGCCTATTTTCATGCGACGTGGCACCGCGAGATCAGAACGGACCCGTCCCATTATTATACCGTTCTTGAAGCAGAAGGGGAAGGACACCTTGTCGGAATTAACCTGAACATGCAGAGCTACGACGGCGGCCTCAGTTTCCTTGAAGGGGATGAGATGATCTTCGTTGACGGCGAAAAGGAGGCGTCGATCAAGGGGACCGGGACAGAAGATTATTTCAACAGCGGATGGTATTTCAATCAGGGAGAATACAGCGCTCCGTACCATGGATTGATCCTCAAAGACGATTCGCTAGGACGGATCGCCGCGTACCGTTTTCACATTCTCGACTGCATTCCGTTTAAGAAATCGATTCGCGCTCTCATCGAACACGGTACGCAGAACACAGAGATCGCAGATTACAGCAGCACAGCATACTGGTATCAGAAAGAGCCGCATCGGTCTTTTGCGCCGATGCTTTCTGCCGGACTCCGCATACCTCTCAGGGTCCAGGTCCCGAACGGCGCGCTCGAAGCCGAATCGCTGACTCCCCAGCAAACATCGCTGGCTTCTTCCGTCGAGGAGATGTCGGCGTACGGAGCCGATTGGAGCGGGTTCAGACAATTGAAGGTCGAAGGGCATAAGAAAGGGGACAGCTTTACTCTTCGTCTTCCCGCAAAAGAAGGAAGGTATGATGTCGATGTCTATTGCACAAAGGGGCCATCGTATGGCGATGTCGCCCTTTCGTCGGCGGGAGTCGTCAGAACGATCGTGAAAGGATATAATGAGACGATCGTTCCCGGTGGAAAACTTACCCTGAAAAACCTCCGTCCGCTTCGCGGGGAGATCGCCTTGGAGTTCACGCTGAAGGGAAAGGATCCGGCCTCGACGGGATATGCCGTCGGCCTCGATGCTTTCGTCATGAAGCCATATCGAAGTTACGTCCCGGCATGGTATGTGTGCGGACCATTTCCCAATCCGCAGGACTCGCTGCACGGTCGAATCGGGATCGATGTGGTCTATCCGCCTGAACAAGAAATCGATCTGAAAAAAAAGTATCGGGGGGCAAACGGACAGGAAGTTCGTTGGCGCCTGACGAAGTGCGGCAAAAATGGATTGCTGGACTTGAGCACATTCCATCCTTCCGACCTGACGGTCGGCTATGCGCTAACGTATGTTTACTCGCCGCGCGCGCAAACGTTGCCGCTGCTGATAGGGAGCGACGACGGCGTGAAGGTGACCCTCAATGGGGAGCCGATTTACCGGTTCATTAAGAACAGGCCCGCGATCCCTGATCAAGACACGGTAATAGCGCTCTTTGAAAAAGGGTGGAACACGCTTTTGTTGAAGGTCGAGAATAACCTCGGCGGATTTGGCTGCTTCGCCCGCATTGCCGACCCGGAAGACGCAGTTCTCTACAGCACATCGAGGAGGAAGTAA
- a CDS encoding TIM-barrel domain-containing protein, producing MKLSSYVFSMTMLVLSPLAGQGLSASETYRTDNGAVTAGPARFEFLTPTMVRIEFSPTSHFVDQPTVVVQLRRKAAIPVSVKEENGWVVVSSTSLTLRYKAGSGAFTKENLSVAWNFANRSGTWSPGDPDTLNLGGITTLDGVNGDRLPPPQKGILSRSGYFVLDDSGSPVMDSASAWVAARTEDGDQDWYFLAYGSDYRHALKDFSLLCGQIPMVPRYSLGIWMTDLNYEYLAGSDMTTKFHFTSDDLKKEIDRFRSEGLPLDVLVLDFGWHKFGWQGGYDWSPVFDNARDFLSWCHGAGLHVTVNDHPKTRGETALADQDSHASVARRLLGENAGGKPAFTYEFPEKWRFNIDPTDTGRLASWGSPNFNDSSWGYLDGGKTWQEQGYPDYIGAAWYRKWVELPPNNAKRLYLIFGGASSQYALFVNGKMVSDHISAGNSTYNTMTYTEITDSFQKGKPNLIALRINAWSNYGGLSALPVEISDAVPPGMLEFTLTDKRQAGAFMNALHAPPMNEGIDFWWIDGTGPCLVKGLNDQLWTNKLYYDFTQELTGKRSLILSRYAGWGSQRYPAFHTGDTYSEWPMLAFQVGFSARGGNMLIPYVSNDIGGFHADTLGVGLYCRWLEFGAFSPVMRLHGAYENPANGNLRMPWMYGQTGIDVAQRYFNLREQLLPYIYTYARAAHDDGLPLMRPLYLEYPEAPEAYLHPDEYFFGDNFLVSPVVDSNNIAATYLPPGKWIRYSDGREIEGGVVVKRSYDVNELPLFVKSGSVIPMQKEMRYGDERPLDTLIVQVFGPDSGHFNLYEDDGLSLQYLQGRYSWTPISSSGKEGDGYRIIVGAASGSYDRQPARRAYIFRLHGFPEPHDVIVDGHALRNKAKTEMWHRDVSTGDIEITVPPKDIRKKFEVVLR from the coding sequence TTGAAATTATCATCTTATGTTTTTTCCATGACAATGCTTGTCCTTTCCCCCCTCGCGGGCCAGGGGCTCTCTGCATCGGAAACATACCGGACCGACAACGGAGCCGTTACCGCAGGTCCGGCACGGTTCGAATTTCTTACTCCTACGATGGTCCGGATCGAATTTTCTCCGACGTCGCATTTCGTCGATCAGCCGACCGTTGTCGTCCAGTTGCGGCGGAAGGCCGCAATACCGGTCAGCGTGAAAGAAGAGAACGGCTGGGTGGTTGTTTCTTCGACCTCATTGACTCTTCGCTACAAGGCCGGCTCGGGAGCGTTTACCAAAGAAAATCTCAGCGTGGCCTGGAATTTCGCAAATCGAAGCGGGACGTGGTCCCCCGGCGATCCGGACACGCTGAACCTCGGCGGTATTACGACCCTCGACGGCGTCAACGGGGACAGGCTTCCGCCGCCGCAAAAGGGGATCCTGAGCCGGAGCGGATATTTCGTTCTCGACGACAGCGGAAGCCCGGTCATGGATTCAGCGTCGGCGTGGGTCGCCGCGAGGACGGAAGACGGAGATCAGGATTGGTACTTTCTTGCCTACGGCAGCGACTACCGCCACGCTCTGAAGGATTTTTCCCTTCTCTGCGGGCAAATTCCGATGGTGCCGAGGTACAGTCTCGGCATCTGGATGACGGACCTCAACTACGAATATCTGGCGGGGTCCGACATGACGACAAAGTTTCATTTCACTTCGGACGATCTGAAAAAAGAGATCGACAGATTCCGGAGCGAAGGACTTCCGCTCGACGTCCTTGTGCTGGATTTCGGCTGGCATAAATTCGGCTGGCAGGGGGGCTACGATTGGAGCCCGGTTTTTGACAACGCGCGGGATTTTCTTTCGTGGTGCCATGGCGCCGGCCTTCATGTTACCGTCAACGACCATCCGAAAACGCGGGGCGAAACCGCGCTTGCGGATCAGGACAGCCATGCCTCCGTGGCGCGGAGGTTGCTCGGGGAGAACGCCGGCGGGAAGCCGGCCTTCACGTACGAATTTCCCGAAAAGTGGCGGTTCAACATCGACCCGACCGACACCGGAAGGCTTGCATCATGGGGTTCGCCGAATTTCAACGACAGCAGCTGGGGGTATCTTGACGGCGGGAAGACGTGGCAGGAACAAGGGTACCCGGACTACATCGGCGCCGCGTGGTACCGAAAGTGGGTGGAGCTGCCGCCGAACAATGCGAAGCGGCTGTATCTTATCTTCGGAGGAGCGTCGTCGCAGTATGCTCTTTTCGTGAACGGAAAAATGGTGAGCGACCATATCTCCGCCGGGAACAGCACCTATAACACGATGACGTATACCGAGATCACGGATTCGTTCCAGAAAGGAAAACCGAATCTCATCGCGCTCAGGATCAATGCCTGGTCGAATTACGGAGGGTTGAGCGCTTTGCCGGTCGAGATCAGCGACGCGGTTCCTCCGGGGATGCTGGAATTCACGCTGACCGACAAGCGTCAGGCCGGCGCATTCATGAACGCCCTTCATGCGCCGCCGATGAACGAAGGGATCGACTTCTGGTGGATCGACGGAACGGGACCGTGCCTCGTCAAAGGATTGAATGATCAACTCTGGACGAACAAACTCTATTATGATTTTACCCAGGAGCTCACAGGGAAGCGGAGCCTGATCCTGAGCAGATATGCGGGATGGGGGAGTCAGCGCTACCCGGCGTTTCACACCGGCGACACGTACTCGGAATGGCCGATGCTGGCGTTTCAGGTCGGGTTCTCTGCGCGAGGCGGCAACATGCTGATACCGTACGTTTCAAACGATATCGGCGGTTTTCATGCGGATACGTTGGGCGTCGGACTCTATTGCCGGTGGCTGGAATTCGGTGCATTCAGTCCGGTGATGCGTCTGCACGGCGCTTATGAGAATCCTGCCAACGGAAACCTGCGCATGCCCTGGATGTACGGTCAAACGGGAATCGACGTCGCGCAAAGATATTTCAATCTGCGCGAGCAGCTCCTGCCGTACATCTACACGTATGCGAGAGCAGCCCATGACGACGGACTTCCGCTGATGCGTCCCCTCTATCTTGAATATCCGGAAGCGCCGGAAGCGTATCTGCATCCGGATGAATATTTCTTCGGCGATAACTTTCTCGTGTCGCCGGTTGTCGATTCGAACAACATCGCAGCAACCTATCTTCCGCCGGGGAAATGGATCCGGTACTCCGACGGAAGAGAAATCGAGGGAGGAGTGGTCGTCAAACGATCGTATGATGTGAATGAGCTCCCCCTTTTCGTAAAATCAGGCTCGGTCATCCCGATGCAGAAAGAGATGCGCTACGGCGATGAACGGCCGCTGGACACCCTCATCGTTCAAGTCTTCGGTCCGGATTCTGGACACTTCAATTTATATGAAGATGACGGGTTATCTCTTCAATATTTGCAGGGGAGATACTCATGGACCCCGATCTCCAGTTCGGGGAAGGAAGGAGATGGATACCGCATCATCGTCGGGGCGGCTTCGGGGAGCTATGATCGGCAGCCGGCACGAAGGGCGTACATATTCCGGCTTCACGGATTTCCCGAACCGCACGACGTTATCGTTGACGGCCATGCATTGAGGAACAAAGCAAAGACAGAAATGTGGCATCGCGACGTAAGTACCGGTGACATTGAGATAACAGTCCCCCCGAAGGACATACGAAAGAAGTTCGAAGTCGTTCTGCGATAG
- a CDS encoding YciI family protein, whose translation MEKKQFMVKFSPRRPDFVRTMTAEEKMIVQQHHAYWVEQMKKGRAILFGPVFDPKGTHGICIVTVEDEEEVKGLVESDPASIIHNYEYYPMNATTSPQ comes from the coding sequence ATGGAAAAGAAACAATTCATGGTGAAATTTTCCCCCCGCCGGCCTGATTTTGTACGGACAATGACCGCGGAAGAAAAAATGATCGTCCAACAGCATCATGCTTATTGGGTGGAACAGATGAAGAAGGGGCGGGCCATTCTCTTCGGTCCCGTGTTCGATCCGAAAGGAACGCATGGGATCTGCATTGTAACCGTTGAGGATGAGGAGGAGGTCAAAGGACTTGTGGAGAGCGACCCTGCCTCGATCATCCACAACTATGAATACTACCCGATGAATGCGACGACTTCGCCCCAGTAA
- a CDS encoding T9SS type A sorting domain-containing protein encodes MKTIIAASVIIIFVAAEGIAQSSSAQSPRGMAQRGAVTGFVSLPSGFYQAVYDSGIFPISGSPLSGQIPGSDNVVLSITSNGSGIIAGIDALSSDSVNVNGTDGGVWEYNGSWSKIGNPHNTTGSLPSHSIIAVADDGPYTYAAMPGADTKSESPSFGGVWRLGSGGSWDSCYSGPMTDSSFIPVLYEDWTGLYAGALSSDVPIQPGTKGPGSGGIFKSTDHGTTWTDISYDLPNRDIVAITRMYSHLLVSTLYKGVFWKDTGGTSWTQIPFADSTNAVWCFAPDTIDYYLYAGTLCIDSLHFKHGLFQMIGDGAGWAPVAVTGLLDSTIISALGVYDGTLYIGTGGVFGMSSQHYGLLSYSIPISAVHSLNALPSAFELRQNFPNPFNPSTEIQYQLPAGGFVTLKVFDVVGREVMTVVNERQNAGEHSALVDAGSLTSGVYFYRLTAGIFVQTKKMIVLK; translated from the coding sequence ATGAAAACTATTATTGCGGCCTCCGTTATAATCATTTTTGTTGCGGCAGAGGGCATTGCCCAAAGCAGCTCCGCTCAGTCTCCCAGGGGAATGGCCCAGCGTGGCGCCGTCACTGGTTTCGTTTCGCTCCCCTCGGGATTTTACCAAGCGGTGTATGACAGCGGGATCTTTCCGATCTCAGGCTCACCGCTTTCGGGACAAATACCCGGAAGCGACAATGTCGTTCTCAGCATTACGTCGAACGGCTCTGGCATCATCGCCGGCATCGATGCGTTGTCCTCGGACAGCGTCAACGTAAACGGAACGGACGGGGGAGTGTGGGAGTACAATGGCTCCTGGTCGAAGATCGGGAACCCGCACAATACGACGGGATCTCTCCCCTCACACTCCATCATCGCGGTTGCCGACGACGGTCCGTACACGTACGCTGCAATGCCCGGGGCGGACACGAAAAGCGAAAGCCCGAGCTTCGGAGGAGTCTGGCGCCTTGGCTCAGGCGGCTCCTGGGATTCATGTTACTCCGGTCCCATGACCGACTCTTCGTTTATCCCTGTTCTGTATGAAGACTGGACGGGGCTTTATGCGGGAGCTTTGTCGAGCGATGTGCCGATCCAACCCGGGACCAAAGGGCCTGGAAGCGGTGGGATCTTTAAGTCGACCGACCATGGGACGACCTGGACCGATATAAGCTATGATCTGCCGAACAGGGATATCGTCGCGATCACACGCATGTACTCTCATCTCTTAGTCAGTACACTCTATAAAGGAGTCTTTTGGAAGGACACCGGCGGAACCAGCTGGACCCAAATTCCTTTTGCCGATTCGACAAATGCTGTCTGGTGTTTCGCTCCCGATACGATTGATTATTATCTCTATGCCGGCACGCTTTGCATCGACAGCCTTCATTTCAAACATGGTCTCTTTCAAATGATCGGCGACGGCGCGGGCTGGGCGCCGGTCGCGGTGACGGGATTATTGGATTCGACCATTATTTCTGCCCTCGGCGTTTACGACGGCACCTTGTACATTGGAACGGGCGGAGTGTTTGGCATGTCGTCGCAGCATTATGGACTGCTGAGCTATTCGATCCCCATAAGCGCAGTTCATTCGCTGAATGCATTGCCGTCGGCATTCGAGCTCAGACAGAATTTCCCCAACCCGTTCAACCCCTCCACAGAAATTCAGTACCAATTGCCTGCGGGAGGTTTTGTGACGCTTAAGGTCTTCGATGTCGTCGGCAGAGAAGTGATGACCGTTGTGAACGAACGCCAGAATGCTGGAGAGCACTCCGCCCTTGTTGACGCCGGCAGCCTCACGAGCGGCGTCTATTTCTACAGGTTGACCGCCGGAATTTTTGTTCAGACGAAAAAGATGATCGTCCTTAAATAA